Proteins from a genomic interval of Symmachiella macrocystis:
- a CDS encoding right-handed parallel beta-helix repeat-containing protein, whose amino-acid sequence MTTHIPGLSPLDRRSFLFAASGLGAAVLTGSAQGAEGRPPVTSPRATSGDRVAEPDWEERLTVTVGPKNAQLVGSDDKVLQAAVDYVARLGGGTVKILPGIYKTRSAVQLASSVRIVGSGTDSVIIKEPSHSAKLTEDSDWYDQEVTLAAGHGFRVGDAVCLRTKNADNGSNEVLKRTFVARSGNRFKLDKGLRKNLWLSGKPTATALHALFNGEHVENVVIENLTFDGNRENNENFNGNYGGCVFLQDCNNITFRNVTTRNYNGDGISWQICHDVVVENCYSHDNADLGLHPGSGSQRPVIVGNKLERNGIGVFFCWGVKYGLCEKNLIEANTKYGISIGHCDTDNLIRNNDILRSGQVGVLFRVDERGKNFAPHRNTVADNRIIDSGAEKGVAVDLQGKLESITIRGNDIRETRGAGERVGIQIGKQIKDLRLEDNQIQGFSTQVSDNRE is encoded by the coding sequence GTGACGACACACATTCCCGGACTATCGCCATTGGACCGACGTTCATTTCTGTTTGCAGCGAGCGGCCTGGGTGCTGCGGTTTTGACCGGTTCCGCTCAGGGCGCGGAAGGACGTCCCCCGGTTACCTCACCACGGGCGACATCAGGCGATCGCGTTGCCGAGCCGGACTGGGAAGAACGACTGACGGTGACTGTCGGCCCCAAGAACGCGCAGCTTGTCGGCAGCGATGACAAAGTGCTGCAGGCGGCTGTCGATTATGTAGCCCGCTTGGGGGGCGGCACGGTGAAGATCCTGCCGGGTATCTACAAAACCCGCAGCGCCGTACAGTTGGCATCGAGTGTGCGGATCGTCGGTTCGGGCACGGATTCTGTGATCATCAAAGAGCCCTCGCATTCCGCAAAGCTGACCGAGGATTCCGATTGGTATGATCAAGAAGTGACGTTGGCTGCTGGGCATGGGTTTCGTGTGGGTGACGCGGTTTGTTTACGAACCAAGAATGCTGACAACGGCAGCAACGAGGTGCTCAAACGTACGTTCGTTGCCCGGTCCGGAAATCGCTTCAAACTCGACAAGGGGCTACGGAAGAACCTTTGGTTGTCCGGCAAGCCGACTGCCACGGCGCTACATGCGCTGTTCAATGGTGAGCATGTGGAAAATGTGGTGATCGAGAATTTGACGTTCGACGGCAACCGCGAAAACAATGAAAACTTCAACGGCAATTACGGCGGCTGCGTTTTTTTGCAGGATTGCAACAACATCACGTTTCGCAATGTCACGACCCGCAATTACAACGGCGACGGCATCAGCTGGCAGATTTGCCACGACGTCGTCGTTGAGAATTGCTACAGCCATGACAACGCCGATTTGGGTTTACACCCCGGCTCCGGCTCCCAGCGACCGGTTATCGTGGGGAACAAATTGGAGCGGAACGGCATTGGCGTCTTTTTCTGCTGGGGCGTCAAATACGGTTTGTGCGAAAAGAACCTCATCGAGGCCAATACCAAGTACGGTATCTCCATTGGTCATTGCGACACGGACAACTTGATCCGCAATAACGACATCTTGCGCAGCGGTCAGGTGGGCGTGTTGTTTCGGGTGGATGAACGGGGCAAAAATTTTGCGCCGCACCGCAACACGGTGGCCGACAATCGGATTATCGACAGTGGTGCCGAAAAGGGAGTCGCAGTCGACTTACAAGGCAAACTAGAATCAATCACGATCCGCGGCAACGACATCCGCGAAACGCGTGGGGCGGGCGAGCGGGTGGGGATTCAAATCGGCAAACAAATCAAAGATCTGCGATTGGAAGACAACCAAATCCAAGGGTTTTCGACGCA
- a CDS encoding SLC13 family permease: MGWEAWYTLAVTALIVGTLAFGRVGADIVFVGGVTLLIAAGVITEKEALQGLSEPSLVTIGALFVVAAGLQETGAMAFLSQYVLGKPSTERAAQARIMLPVAIMSAFLNNTPVVAVMMPVIGDWSKKYGQSVSRLLLPLSYAAILGGTCTLIGTSTNMVINDLLIKAGNPGLGMFEIAWLGLPVSLIGIAYVILFCGRLLPDRRPAISHGDDAREYTIELLVEPGSPLVGRTIEEAGLRHLQGVYLIEIDRGGHVLPAVSPQERLQANDRLVFVGVIDSVIDLQKIRGLQPAPDQIFQLKSPRSERRLLEAVVSTTCPLVGKTIREGRFRTVYNAAVIAVARNGQRLEKKIGDISLWPGDTLLLEAHPSFLERQKNSRDFFLVSMLQDSAQPRHERAWIALGILAAMVTVVSLDFMTMPLAPMLAAGLMLIFRCCGGADARRAVDWQVLIVIAAGFALSQAMTSSGAAEGVSDLLVKAVGNNHPYLALAAIYFITMVFTNLITNVAAAVIIVPIAIKTANDVGVSQLPFVMAVMVAASIALATPMSYQTNLMVYGPGGYRLFDYVKLGAPLSIILWIVTVLLAPQIWPFRPF; encoded by the coding sequence ATGGGCTGGGAAGCTTGGTATACGCTGGCGGTGACGGCACTGATTGTTGGCACGCTGGCCTTTGGACGCGTGGGGGCTGACATTGTCTTTGTCGGTGGCGTGACGCTATTAATCGCGGCTGGGGTCATTACCGAAAAAGAAGCCCTGCAGGGTTTGAGCGAACCGTCGTTGGTAACGATTGGTGCGTTATTTGTTGTGGCGGCCGGCTTGCAGGAAACCGGTGCGATGGCATTTCTGTCGCAGTATGTCCTTGGCAAACCGTCGACGGAGCGCGCTGCGCAGGCGCGGATTATGCTTCCCGTCGCGATCATGAGTGCGTTTTTGAACAACACCCCCGTTGTAGCCGTCATGATGCCGGTGATTGGGGACTGGTCCAAAAAGTATGGACAGTCGGTCTCGCGATTGCTGTTGCCACTCTCCTATGCCGCCATTCTGGGCGGCACGTGCACGTTAATCGGCACCAGCACAAACATGGTGATCAACGACCTGTTGATCAAAGCGGGCAACCCCGGTTTGGGGATGTTTGAGATTGCCTGGTTGGGGCTGCCGGTCTCATTGATTGGCATTGCCTATGTGATTCTGTTTTGTGGACGACTGTTGCCGGATCGTCGCCCGGCAATCAGCCATGGAGATGACGCGCGGGAATACACAATCGAATTGTTGGTCGAACCGGGCAGCCCGTTGGTGGGCCGCACGATTGAGGAAGCCGGTCTGCGGCATTTGCAAGGCGTGTACCTGATCGAAATCGATCGGGGTGGACACGTCTTGCCGGCGGTCTCGCCACAAGAACGTTTGCAGGCCAACGACCGCTTGGTGTTTGTGGGCGTGATCGATTCGGTGATTGACTTGCAGAAAATTCGCGGCCTGCAACCGGCCCCCGATCAGATCTTTCAACTCAAAAGCCCACGTTCGGAACGGCGACTATTGGAAGCGGTCGTCTCGACGACCTGCCCGTTGGTGGGAAAAACGATTCGCGAAGGCCGATTTCGAACCGTCTACAACGCGGCGGTCATTGCCGTTGCTCGTAACGGACAACGGCTGGAAAAGAAGATTGGCGACATTTCCTTGTGGCCCGGCGATACGCTGTTGCTGGAAGCGCATCCTTCGTTTTTAGAACGGCAAAAAAACTCTCGTGATTTCTTTCTCGTGAGCATGCTTCAAGATTCAGCCCAGCCGCGGCACGAACGGGCTTGGATTGCTCTGGGTATCCTCGCTGCGATGGTCACGGTGGTGTCGTTGGATTTCATGACGATGCCGTTGGCTCCGATGCTGGCCGCCGGGCTGATGTTGATCTTCCGTTGCTGCGGCGGAGCCGATGCGCGCCGCGCGGTGGATTGGCAGGTGTTGATTGTCATTGCCGCCGGGTTTGCTCTGAGTCAAGCCATGACAAGCAGCGGCGCAGCCGAGGGGGTGTCCGACTTGCTCGTCAAGGCGGTCGGAAATAATCACCCCTACTTAGCGCTTGCAGCGATCTATTTCATCACGATGGTGTTTACGAATCTAATCACCAACGTGGCGGCTGCTGTGATTATTGTGCCGATCGCTATCAAGACCGCAAACGATGTCGGGGTCAGTCAGCTTCCGTTTGTCATGGCAGTGATGGTCGCCGCTTCCATCGCGTTAGCAACACCCATGAGTTATCAAACCAACCTGATGGTCTACGGTCCGGGGGGATATCGGCTTTTCGATTACGTCAAACTCGGAGCGCCATTGAGCATCATTCTATGGATCGTCACAGTCCTGTTGGCGCCGCAAATCTGGCCGTTCAGGCCGTTTTAG